A genomic region of Gemmata massiliana contains the following coding sequences:
- a CDS encoding DUF6263 family protein, with amino-acid sequence MRTASALAALVVLAAPLAAADPVNLKWSLKDGDKFYASTSQELNQTIKVMGQTVDQKMTTTTVARFDVKSAKTGALEVQMTYTQVQIKMNGPLAAAGAGANALTDRFKGATLTATFDKNFEITKLDGYDKFLDKLSDGDEMMRKVFETMMPENAVRVMFSQVLVPAPSDKVNTGHKWSRTDKVPLPGLGDLTNKTQFTLDSVKNDVATIKTTADVTFKAAGGGGALPFKITKADLKSDEVKGTILFDTKGGRLKSSDATMKLKGSMTIEVQNMEIEAELEQKMVTKTEILEKNPVKD; translated from the coding sequence ATGCGCACCGCGTCCGCTCTCGCGGCCCTCGTCGTCCTCGCGGCCCCCCTCGCCGCCGCGGACCCCGTCAACCTCAAGTGGTCCCTCAAAGACGGGGACAAGTTCTACGCCTCCACGTCCCAGGAACTCAACCAAACCATCAAGGTGATGGGCCAAACCGTTGACCAGAAAATGACCACCACGACGGTGGCCCGGTTCGACGTGAAGTCGGCGAAAACGGGCGCGCTGGAGGTCCAGATGACCTACACACAGGTGCAGATCAAAATGAACGGCCCGCTGGCCGCGGCCGGCGCCGGGGCGAACGCGCTCACGGACCGGTTCAAGGGCGCGACCCTCACCGCGACGTTCGACAAAAACTTCGAGATCACGAAGCTTGACGGCTACGACAAGTTCCTCGACAAGCTCAGCGACGGCGACGAGATGATGCGCAAAGTGTTCGAGACCATGATGCCCGAGAACGCGGTGCGGGTCATGTTCAGCCAAGTGCTCGTGCCCGCTCCGTCGGACAAGGTGAACACGGGCCACAAGTGGAGCCGCACCGACAAAGTTCCGCTCCCCGGCCTGGGCGACCTCACCAACAAGACCCAGTTCACGCTCGACAGCGTCAAGAACGACGTCGCGACGATCAAGACGACCGCCGACGTGACGTTCAAGGCGGCCGGGGGCGGAGGCGCCCTGCCGTTCAAGATCACCAAGGCCGATTTGAAGAGCGACGAGGTGAAGGGCACCATCCTGTTCGACACGAAGGGCGGGCGCTTGAAGTCCTCCGACGCCACGATGAAGCTCAAGGGCTCGATGACGATCGAAGTGCAAAACATGGAGATCGAGGCCGAACTCGAGCAGAAAATGGTGACCAAAACCGAGATCCTCGAGAAGAACCCGGTGAAGGATTAA
- a CDS encoding aldo/keto reductase: protein MEYRPLGKTGLNVSVLGQGGAAFGQQYGAVSDREVLDCVHAAIDAGVNLIDTAAYYGKGTSEEFLGRALEGGRREKVVVCTKACRLDRAVFDFTPEGTRKCVEGSLKRLRTDHVEILLAHDIEFATDYEYVFNETYAVLQQLKKEGKARFIGMSCYPLPLLKQAIERCDLDVVISYAHGNLFNTQLLSDFMPVAEARGVGVMNASPLAMGLLTNQGPQSWFPGPPEVIETCRKAAELCRGRGADISFLGMQFALALKQIPCTLSGAARKSELEVNLKALTAPVDEALLADVMKVLDPIRNRTWKCGNWPG, encoded by the coding sequence ATGGAATACCGTCCCCTCGGTAAGACCGGCCTGAACGTCTCGGTTCTGGGTCAGGGCGGGGCCGCGTTCGGTCAGCAGTACGGGGCCGTTTCGGACCGCGAGGTTCTGGACTGCGTTCACGCGGCCATCGACGCGGGCGTGAACCTGATCGACACCGCGGCCTACTACGGTAAGGGAACGTCCGAAGAGTTCCTCGGCCGAGCGCTCGAGGGCGGGCGGCGCGAGAAGGTGGTGGTTTGCACGAAGGCGTGCCGGCTCGACCGGGCCGTGTTCGACTTCACGCCCGAGGGCACGCGCAAGTGCGTCGAGGGGTCGCTCAAGCGCCTCCGCACCGATCACGTCGAGATCCTGCTCGCGCACGACATCGAGTTCGCGACCGATTACGAGTACGTGTTCAACGAGACCTACGCGGTGCTCCAACAATTGAAGAAAGAGGGCAAGGCGCGGTTCATCGGGATGTCGTGTTACCCGCTGCCTCTGCTGAAGCAGGCGATCGAGCGGTGCGACCTGGACGTGGTTATCAGTTACGCGCACGGCAACTTGTTCAACACGCAGTTGCTTTCGGACTTCATGCCGGTCGCCGAGGCGCGCGGAGTGGGCGTGATGAACGCCAGCCCGCTCGCAATGGGGCTGCTCACGAACCAGGGGCCGCAGTCGTGGTTCCCCGGACCGCCCGAGGTCATCGAGACGTGTCGCAAGGCGGCCGAGTTGTGCCGGGGCCGCGGGGCCGACATCAGCTTTCTCGGGATGCAGTTCGCGCTCGCGCTGAAGCAGATTCCTTGCACACTCAGCGGCGCCGCGCGCAAGAGCGAACTGGAAGTGAACCTGAAAGCGCTAACCGCGCCCGTCGACGAAGCCCTTCTCGCGGACGTCATGAAGGTGCTCGACCCCATCCGCAACCGCACCTGGAAGTGCGGGAACTGGCCCGGGTGA
- a CDS encoding DUF4139 domain-containing protein, giving the protein MVLRFSLLALGLLAFSSAGRSADEKGDAVKPAPSKVTAVTVYANTALITREVTVPEAAGLTEVVVSPMPPQTMQSSLYAEGNDNIRVLSVRYRTRAIAEDTREEVRKIEAEIKVLQTKAQTFESDLKAMADNLKLLDKLEGFTAKSLDNLTDKGQLDPEKIIALAKFVQEDRAKRVKEQLGVKQQLEEVQGKIAFAQRQLAERSNGSIRTERDAVILLDKKLGAGAVKLNYLVGSASWRPQYKFRATGKDKDPVVAEYQAAIDQRTGEDWVNALITLSTAQPLLNAAPPDLKALSVNISPIGAVAVAPVDPATGVPVPAKPSAPGFPGSGGGFGGAGPGGPGGGMPSATEYAKDLDKLSKDLRAQVAQNYREKKEQAAGDLANNAAALEQFRDLFSGKEELIAAAAAPPGAAGEGPSVTYKLATRLTIPSRSDEQVIEIAKIDLPPKFYHKAVPVLTANVYRLADLTNNSEYVLLPGDATMYLNGDFVGQTRLPLVAAGKPFTVGFGVDPQLQVSRLLVDKTRTTQGGNQVLTFKYRIMLSSYKTTPVPVQVWDRTPHAETAQTIAINLTNPKPELSTDPLYVRDEKGRGILRWDVTIDPKQNGEKSLFIDYEFKMELDKNVNIGGFLAK; this is encoded by the coding sequence ATGGTCCTCCGGTTCTCGCTCTTGGCTCTCGGGCTTTTAGCCTTCTCATCGGCCGGGAGATCCGCCGACGAGAAGGGCGATGCCGTGAAACCCGCGCCGAGCAAGGTGACGGCTGTCACGGTGTACGCGAACACGGCCCTCATTACGCGCGAAGTCACAGTTCCCGAAGCCGCCGGGCTCACGGAAGTCGTCGTCTCGCCGATGCCGCCACAGACGATGCAAAGCTCGCTCTATGCGGAGGGCAACGACAACATCCGCGTGCTCAGTGTCCGCTACCGCACGCGGGCGATCGCCGAAGACACCCGCGAAGAAGTGCGCAAGATCGAAGCGGAAATCAAAGTGCTCCAGACGAAGGCCCAGACCTTCGAGTCCGACCTCAAGGCGATGGCCGACAACCTGAAGCTCCTCGACAAACTCGAAGGGTTCACCGCGAAGTCGCTCGACAACCTCACCGACAAGGGCCAGCTCGATCCGGAGAAGATCATCGCACTGGCGAAGTTCGTGCAAGAGGACCGCGCGAAGCGCGTCAAGGAACAGCTCGGGGTCAAACAGCAGCTCGAAGAGGTGCAAGGGAAGATCGCCTTCGCTCAGAGGCAACTCGCCGAACGCTCCAACGGATCGATCCGCACCGAGCGCGACGCGGTCATTCTGCTGGACAAGAAGCTCGGCGCCGGCGCGGTAAAGCTGAACTACCTCGTGGGCAGCGCGTCGTGGCGCCCGCAGTACAAATTCCGTGCGACGGGCAAGGACAAAGACCCGGTCGTGGCCGAGTACCAAGCCGCGATCGATCAGCGCACTGGTGAAGACTGGGTGAACGCGCTCATCACGCTGTCCACCGCTCAACCGCTCCTGAACGCGGCCCCGCCGGACCTGAAAGCGCTGTCGGTGAACATCAGCCCGATCGGGGCGGTGGCGGTCGCGCCGGTCGACCCGGCCACGGGCGTCCCGGTACCCGCGAAGCCCTCGGCCCCCGGGTTCCCCGGCAGCGGAGGGGGCTTCGGTGGGGCCGGTCCGGGTGGTCCAGGCGGCGGGATGCCCAGTGCTACCGAGTACGCAAAGGATCTCGACAAGCTCTCGAAAGACCTACGCGCGCAAGTGGCCCAGAACTACCGCGAGAAGAAGGAGCAAGCGGCCGGCGATCTCGCGAACAACGCCGCAGCGCTGGAACAGTTCCGCGACTTGTTCTCCGGGAAAGAAGAGCTGATTGCCGCCGCCGCCGCACCTCCGGGCGCCGCGGGCGAAGGGCCGAGCGTCACGTACAAACTCGCCACGCGCCTCACGATCCCGAGCCGCAGCGACGAGCAGGTGATCGAGATCGCCAAGATCGACCTGCCGCCGAAGTTCTACCACAAGGCCGTACCGGTTCTGACGGCCAACGTGTACCGGCTCGCGGACCTCACCAACAACAGCGAGTACGTCCTGCTACCCGGCGACGCGACGATGTACCTCAACGGCGACTTCGTGGGTCAAACGCGGCTCCCGCTGGTCGCGGCGGGCAAGCCGTTCACGGTCGGGTTCGGCGTCGACCCGCAACTACAGGTGTCGCGCCTGCTGGTGGACAAGACCCGCACCACGCAGGGCGGTAACCAAGTGCTCACGTTCAAGTACCGCATCATGCTGTCGAGCTACAAGACGACGCCGGTGCCGGTGCAGGTGTGGGACCGCACGCCGCACGCAGAAACCGCCCAAACGATCGCCATCAACCTCACGAACCCGAAGCCGGAGCTGAGTACCGACCCGCTCTACGTCCGCGACGAGAAGGGCCGCGGGATACTCCGCTGGGACGTGACCATCGACCCGAAACAGAACGGCGAAAAGTCACTGTTCATCGATTACGAGTTCAAGATGGAACTGGACAAGAACGTGAACATTGGCGGGTTCCTGGCGAAGTGA
- a CDS encoding Gfo/Idh/MocA family protein, whose translation MPVTKDTIGVGFIGAGDISVLHAAAVKKCPGAKLVGLWNRNQQRATQRATEFGCKNYATPEELVADPEIDAVFVLTNLETHLEYTALALGMGKHVLVEKPVGMSVAEIERMKALADAKDLICMPGHNYVYESGMVRTRELVDGGDLGKVVSAYVMYNIHHPEDVASRYPGVVRQILTHHSYILLYLVGKPVELCAMKATLHYKEYKEEDIAMVQMRLQNGALAHFCASFAADDHAADPWTVMVKVIGTAGSTRYSYRDHVEIKPGLVHSQTYTAYQGSITNEVRHFLIDCLRMGQKPLSTLDDAITAQKLIEAAEKSIAEKSVVTL comes from the coding sequence ATGCCAGTTACCAAGGACACCATCGGCGTCGGGTTCATCGGCGCCGGCGACATTTCCGTTCTGCACGCCGCGGCCGTGAAGAAGTGCCCCGGGGCGAAGCTCGTCGGCCTGTGGAACCGCAACCAGCAGCGCGCGACCCAGCGCGCGACCGAGTTCGGGTGCAAGAACTACGCGACCCCCGAGGAACTCGTCGCCGACCCCGAGATCGACGCGGTGTTCGTGCTCACGAACCTCGAAACGCACCTCGAGTACACCGCGCTCGCGCTCGGGATGGGCAAGCACGTTCTCGTGGAAAAGCCGGTGGGGATGAGCGTCGCCGAGATCGAGCGCATGAAGGCGCTCGCGGACGCCAAAGACCTGATCTGCATGCCGGGCCACAACTACGTCTACGAGAGCGGGATGGTCCGCACGCGCGAACTCGTTGACGGCGGCGACCTCGGCAAGGTCGTGTCCGCGTATGTGATGTACAACATCCACCACCCGGAAGACGTGGCGTCGCGGTACCCGGGCGTGGTCCGGCAGATCCTCACGCACCACTCGTACATCCTGCTCTACCTCGTGGGCAAGCCGGTCGAACTGTGCGCGATGAAGGCGACGCTGCACTACAAGGAGTACAAGGAAGAAGACATCGCGATGGTGCAGATGCGGCTGCAGAACGGGGCACTGGCGCACTTCTGCGCGAGCTTCGCGGCCGACGACCACGCGGCCGACCCGTGGACCGTGATGGTCAAGGTGATCGGCACCGCCGGGAGCACGCGGTACAGCTACCGCGACCACGTCGAGATCAAGCCCGGCCTCGTCCACAGCCAGACGTACACCGCGTACCAGGGCTCCATCACGAACGAGGTGCGCCACTTCCTGATCGACTGCCTCCGCATGGGACAGAAGCCGCTCAGCACGCTGGACGACGCGATCACCGCACAGAAGTTGATCGAGGCGGCCGAGAAGTCCATCGCGGAAAAGAGCGTCGTGACGCTGTGA
- a CDS encoding serine hydrolase domain-containing protein, producing the protein MRSPRALLLFAALTFLTALAPAQQPAPDAEKLKAIPAAMQKFVDDGDLSGAVTVVGRKDGVVTFDAVGQRDTAAQAPMTKDTLFRIASMTKPITAIGIMILTDEGKLSPDDDVAKYLPEFTGQLLNAPLPKGSAGDAAVTLKKPKRAVKLRDLLTHTSGAASYPKGVDDVYSKRNRTLAETALATALQPLMFEPGTQWSYSNSGIDALGRVIEVVSGESYESFLQKRIFDPLGMKDTTFYPTKEQSGRLALLYFKDKNNKLVSSGNALIGLPANPKHPIPAGGLVSCGADLANLYRMMLNKGEFNGTRILSEKAVEEMTKVQTGDIKTGFVEGMGFGYGWAVVREPKGVTAMLSAGTYGHGGAFGTQAWIDPKQDLFAVLLIQRIGLPNADASPMREKLQELAVGALKK; encoded by the coding sequence ATGCGCTCTCCTCGCGCTCTGCTGCTTTTTGCTGCCCTCACATTTCTGACCGCACTCGCTCCCGCACAGCAACCCGCGCCCGACGCGGAGAAACTCAAGGCGATCCCCGCCGCGATGCAGAAGTTCGTTGACGACGGCGATCTGTCGGGGGCCGTTACGGTCGTCGGGCGCAAGGACGGCGTGGTCACGTTCGATGCAGTCGGCCAGCGCGACACCGCGGCGCAAGCGCCGATGACGAAGGACACGCTGTTCCGCATCGCGTCGATGACAAAGCCGATTACTGCGATCGGCATCATGATCCTCACCGACGAGGGGAAACTGTCGCCGGACGATGACGTGGCGAAATACCTCCCGGAGTTTACCGGACAGTTGCTCAACGCTCCGCTGCCCAAGGGCTCGGCCGGTGACGCGGCGGTCACGCTCAAGAAGCCGAAACGCGCGGTGAAGCTCCGCGATCTGCTCACGCACACGAGCGGCGCGGCGAGCTACCCGAAGGGCGTGGACGACGTGTACTCGAAGCGGAACCGCACGCTAGCAGAAACGGCCCTCGCGACCGCCCTTCAGCCGCTCATGTTCGAGCCGGGAACACAGTGGAGCTACTCGAACTCGGGCATCGACGCGCTCGGGCGCGTAATCGAGGTCGTGAGCGGTGAGAGCTACGAATCGTTCTTGCAGAAGCGCATCTTCGACCCACTGGGGATGAAGGACACGACGTTCTACCCGACGAAAGAGCAGAGCGGGCGGCTCGCGCTGCTCTACTTCAAGGACAAGAACAACAAGCTGGTTTCGAGCGGCAACGCGCTCATCGGCCTCCCCGCGAACCCCAAGCACCCGATCCCGGCCGGCGGGCTGGTTTCGTGCGGCGCCGATCTCGCGAATTTATACCGCATGATGCTTAACAAGGGCGAATTCAACGGCACGCGCATCCTGAGTGAGAAGGCCGTCGAGGAGATGACGAAGGTACAAACCGGGGACATCAAGACCGGGTTCGTCGAGGGAATGGGATTCGGGTACGGTTGGGCGGTGGTGCGCGAGCCGAAGGGCGTGACCGCGATGCTGTCCGCGGGCACTTACGGTCACGGCGGCGCGTTCGGGACGCAAGCGTGGATCGACCCGAAGCAGGATCTGTTCGCGGTGCTGCTCATTCAGCGCATCGGGCTGCCGAACGCCGACGCCTCGCCGATGCGTGAGAAACTGCAAGAGCTGGCGGTCGGGGCGCTCAAGAAGTAA
- a CDS encoding vWA domain-containing protein — MSRSFRVAALAAVAGLALGTSVPLPAADAPKPAEPAKPVEGKPIDIVICLDVSGSMNGLIDSAKIQLWNVVNELARIKPTPQLRVGLYAYGATKYEAKKGWVHKEVDLTEDLDEVYKALNALTTGGGDEYVARAAKTAIDEQKWSADKGALKIVFVCGNEPADQDKQVALADVAALAKQSGIVVNTIYCKYGHDQEIPGWAGFAESCGGRHVNIDQNKAAQQVVVKTEFDGQIIKLGEELNKTYVAYGKEGKAKADNQVAQDKNAAAAPGGVGGAPAAAIDRSVTKAGGLYRNATWDLVDRMKEKDFDITKIKDEDLCDELKKIKPEERLAFLKKKAEERAELQKKISDLSAQRQKKIDEELAKKPKSDAEKALNEAFKSVIRDQAKAKGFGVAPEKK, encoded by the coding sequence ATGTCACGCTCCTTCCGCGTCGCCGCGCTCGCGGCCGTCGCCGGGCTCGCGCTCGGCACCAGCGTCCCGCTCCCCGCGGCCGACGCGCCCAAGCCCGCAGAGCCGGCCAAACCCGTCGAGGGTAAGCCCATCGACATCGTCATCTGCCTCGACGTCTCGGGCAGCATGAACGGGTTGATCGACTCCGCGAAGATCCAGCTCTGGAACGTGGTGAACGAACTGGCGCGGATCAAGCCCACGCCGCAACTGCGAGTCGGGCTCTACGCCTACGGCGCGACCAAGTACGAAGCGAAGAAGGGGTGGGTTCACAAGGAAGTCGATCTGACGGAAGACCTCGACGAAGTGTACAAGGCGCTCAACGCGCTGACGACCGGCGGCGGGGACGAATACGTGGCCCGCGCCGCGAAGACGGCCATCGACGAACAAAAGTGGAGCGCGGATAAGGGCGCGCTCAAGATCGTTTTCGTGTGCGGCAACGAACCCGCCGACCAGGACAAGCAGGTCGCGCTCGCCGATGTCGCGGCACTCGCGAAGCAGTCGGGCATCGTCGTTAACACGATCTACTGCAAGTACGGCCACGACCAAGAGATCCCCGGGTGGGCCGGGTTCGCCGAATCGTGCGGCGGACGGCACGTCAACATCGACCAGAACAAGGCCGCGCAGCAGGTCGTCGTGAAAACCGAGTTCGACGGGCAAATCATCAAGCTCGGCGAGGAACTGAACAAGACCTACGTCGCCTACGGCAAAGAGGGCAAGGCGAAGGCCGATAACCAGGTCGCTCAAGACAAGAACGCGGCAGCGGCTCCCGGCGGGGTGGGTGGCGCCCCGGCCGCAGCCATCGATCGCAGTGTGACCAAGGCCGGCGGGCTGTACCGCAACGCGACCTGGGATTTGGTCGACCGCATGAAGGAAAAGGACTTCGACATCACGAAGATCAAGGACGAAGACCTCTGCGACGAACTGAAGAAGATCAAGCCCGAGGAGCGCCTCGCGTTCCTCAAGAAGAAGGCGGAAGAGCGGGCCGAACTCCAAAAGAAGATCTCGGATCTGTCTGCTCAGCGGCAGAAGAAGATCGACGAAGAACTCGCCAAGAAGCCAAAGTCCGACGCCGAGAAAGCGCTCAACGAGGCGTTCAAGTCCGTCATCCGCGACCAAGCGAAGGCCAAGGGCTTCGGGGTCGCCCCCGAGAAGAAGTAG
- a CDS encoding 3-keto-disaccharide hydrolase — protein MRSLSLRLGLLLVPALCAAPLTRPNSAAADEPKKDEWVSLFNGKNLDGWTPKITGHEYGDNYGDTFRVEDGTIKVRYDKYKEFDGQFGHLFYKDKFSHYRLKVEYRFVGDQCKGGPGWATRNSGVMFHCQDPKTMRKDQEFPVSIEAQFLGGLGKGKRTTNNMCSPGTNIVLDGKLFTPHCTNSKSKTYDGDVWVTAEIEVHGAGTVKHFVEGELVMQYEKPQLDPKDADAKKLIKDDKLLLEEGYISLQSESHPVEFRKVEIKVLKK, from the coding sequence ATGCGTTCCTTGAGCTTGCGCCTCGGACTTCTCCTGGTTCCGGCCCTGTGTGCCGCGCCGCTGACGCGGCCGAATTCGGCCGCGGCCGACGAACCCAAGAAAGACGAGTGGGTGTCGCTGTTCAACGGTAAGAACCTCGACGGCTGGACGCCCAAAATCACCGGGCACGAGTACGGCGACAACTACGGGGACACGTTCCGCGTGGAGGACGGCACCATCAAGGTGCGGTACGACAAGTACAAGGAGTTCGACGGCCAGTTCGGGCACCTGTTCTACAAGGACAAGTTCTCCCACTACCGGCTGAAAGTGGAATACCGGTTCGTCGGCGACCAGTGCAAGGGCGGCCCCGGTTGGGCGACTCGCAACAGCGGCGTGATGTTCCACTGCCAAGACCCGAAGACGATGCGGAAGGACCAGGAGTTCCCGGTGTCGATCGAGGCTCAGTTCCTCGGCGGGCTGGGTAAGGGCAAGCGCACGACGAACAACATGTGCTCTCCCGGCACGAACATCGTGCTCGACGGCAAACTGTTCACGCCGCACTGCACGAACTCGAAGTCGAAGACCTACGACGGCGACGTATGGGTGACGGCTGAGATCGAAGTACACGGTGCCGGCACCGTGAAGCACTTCGTCGAAGGCGAGTTGGTGATGCAGTACGAAAAGCCGCAACTCGACCCGAAGGACGCTGACGCGAAGAAGCTCATCAAGGACGACAAGCTGCTGCTCGAAGAGGGTTACATCTCGCTGCAATCCGAGAGCCATCCGGTCGAATTCCGCAAGGTCGAGATCAAAGTATTGAAGAAGTGA
- a CDS encoding DUF1559 family PulG-like putative transporter, giving the protein MPTDDDLPRKRPWDNDRHDDEADRPRRRRPGDDEDDHDERPRRRPRAEDVDDYDDDRPRRRPRGDDDDDRPRRSAPQSNGLAIAGLILSVLGFCTCGLAAVPGIICSAIAMSKPVGRGLAVAGLVVGLLGVLVGGSIGVGLMLPAVQKVREAAARQKNSNNMKQIGLALLNQESANGTMSAPYATDNRGQVNRDLSWRVGVLPYIEQDSVYRQFDLSQAWNSPQNQRPANTMIGTYSSPLSAEPGSTKTPYRVFYGGGAMFNEDGKPVRITDVADGISNTIMAVHAVEEVPWAQPRELLYNPNAPLPQLWANNRPVTQVLMADGSVRMVKKTVSEQTLRNAITRSDGQRLGADW; this is encoded by the coding sequence ATGCCCACCGATGACGATCTGCCCCGCAAGCGCCCGTGGGACAACGACCGCCACGACGACGAGGCCGATCGCCCCCGGCGCCGCCGCCCCGGTGACGATGAAGACGATCACGACGAGCGCCCCAGGCGCCGACCGCGTGCCGAAGACGTCGACGATTACGATGACGACCGCCCGCGTCGGCGCCCCCGCGGTGACGACGATGACGACCGCCCGCGCCGGAGCGCCCCACAATCGAACGGCCTCGCGATCGCGGGGCTGATCTTGAGCGTGCTGGGGTTCTGCACGTGCGGGCTCGCGGCGGTTCCCGGCATCATCTGTTCGGCGATCGCGATGAGTAAACCGGTCGGGCGCGGGCTGGCGGTCGCCGGCCTGGTGGTCGGCCTGCTCGGTGTGCTCGTGGGCGGCAGTATCGGGGTCGGGCTAATGCTGCCGGCGGTGCAAAAGGTGCGCGAGGCCGCCGCCCGACAAAAGAACTCGAACAATATGAAACAGATCGGCCTCGCGCTCCTCAACCAAGAGTCCGCGAACGGAACGATGTCGGCCCCTTACGCCACGGACAACCGCGGGCAGGTCAACCGCGACCTGAGCTGGCGCGTGGGGGTACTGCCCTACATCGAACAGGACAGCGTTTACCGACAGTTCGACCTATCACAGGCGTGGAACAGCCCCCAGAACCAACGACCCGCGAACACGATGATCGGGACGTACTCCTCCCCGCTGAGCGCCGAGCCGGGATCGACGAAAACGCCGTACCGCGTCTTCTACGGTGGCGGAGCCATGTTCAACGAAGACGGGAAGCCTGTCCGAATCACGGACGTCGCCGACGGCATCTCGAATACGATCATGGCCGTCCACGCGGTCGAAGAAGTCCCGTGGGCGCAGCCGCGCGAATTGCTGTACAACCCGAACGCCCCCCTACCGCAGTTGTGGGCGAACAATCGACCCGTTACCCAAGTGCTGATGGCCGACGGGTCGGTGCGGATGGTCAAGAAGACCGTGTCCGAACAGACGCTCCGCAACGCGATCACCCGGTCCGACGGTCAACGGCTCGGCGCGGACTGGTAA